The Nymphaea colorata isolate Beijing-Zhang1983 chromosome 11, ASM883128v2, whole genome shotgun sequence genome includes the window AGTACAAGAAGAAgataagaggaagaaagaaaattagagCATTTTCTCTCTTTAGGTGCCTAGATGGTCCAGTCCAATGGaaaaggtgggcactagtgccTACACGAGAAACAAGGCACATTTTGCCTTCTCAGATTACATTCCAGAAACACCATCAAAAGTGAAGCTAAAACAGTGAACAATATGAAGTAAGTTTCCTGAAGAGGTTATATCCATAACTCACCTCACAAAGAAGCTTTCCGTCAAGATACTTGCAGGGTATGTCGTCCAAAATGTCACCTGGCAAAAATCCACACTCAATTGCCTGCAAgggcaagaaaaaaattgaactatACATTAAAACTCTGTCCAAAATTAGCAGAATCCTTGAACTAGAGTTAAAAGGAAGAATACACGAGCCTTGCATTGTTGGGTGACATTCATTGTtgcaaaattacaaaaactaTTTCAACGCACAAAATGTTTCATGTCTTTTTGGTTTCTCTAGTGTCCGCAATGAGAGAAGTAATGTTTGCTACAAAGAGATTCTTAATACCATGCAAATGGCAAAGTTATGCatttaagaaaaagatgaatatcagataaaaatgaaaagcaagacGAACAAGAAAAGCAGACAAGAGCAAACTCAACTTGAAAACATAAACGAGACATCCAGAATTCTTTAACAGATGACTCGGGCAATAATTTAGTCTAGCCGCGGTTTGCCTCTCTTATTTATTCAAAATATGGAAAAACATTAGAAAGCGGAAATTTACCATGGTAGTATGCATGCAGTAATGATAACCCACTTACCGAGAAAAGAGTCTCGCAGACCCTATTATAAGGATAAAGCAATTTCGGTGCATCTTGAAGCAGGGGCAGAGGCTTTCCCTTCTGAAATTGATGATACGTCAGTACCTTCCAATCTAATAACAGGTAACAGACACAATTCTaccaatcaaacaacaaaactACAGTAAGCATTCATCTAACCTCAGATGGTGTCCCCATGGAAAATCCATTTGGGAAAAGGTTCAGGGAGAAGGATACTTCTTGCTCTAGAGAGGGAAAACAATGACAAAGTTAGTGGACCACAAGAAAGATTGGGAATAATTggtattaaaataaaagaaattcacCTGGATCAGCTGGGCAGATTTCAGAACCATTGGATAAAATTGATTGGGCAGAATTCGGAACATTTACATCAGAAGCACGAAGCTGCAAAAAGGGGACATCGTTCGATCGTTCGTGATAGTTAGAGCGTGCCGCTAAACTAATTTTCAAAACTGATATTCTAAATAAGATTCGTAAAACATGCCccaaaaagaaacagaaacatCTCAGCATCTGATGCACAAAGTCTGAAAGAATTAAGGGACATCGCAAGCAGCTCAACACTCGAGGGCACACAACCAGACAACAGAAACGATCCAGCGTGCAAAACGAAGAAAATTAAGACGGAATTCACCAAAACCCGAGTAGTTACCTCGGTCTTCAGCCTTTTCTCAGGAACGTACGGATCATCACCCTCCTTCGAGTGGTCGCTTACGTCTCCGCCCGAAGTTCCCAATGGAGCCGGCTTTGGCCGGAACCGAGTTCCCTTCTTCGACACTTTGAAGGAAATCCCCatttccaacaatggagaaaGAAGGATTGAATTGAACAGATCAAAAGCGTCAGACCCCGACCATCTTTACATCGGATAGAGAAATAGATAGAGAGAGGTGTTCTAGGGTTTCGCCAAGACAGGGAGAACGAGCAGGTTCCTCAAAGGCTCGAGGACGACCAATGACCATGGGGAAAGAGGGCCCGGGACGAAAGGTTTTAGCCTGAAGTCGATATATTACCGGTAGCGCCCTTGCGGTGAAGGTACAATTTCAAGACTAGAAGACACGCGACCAATAATCCACAAAATGTAATAATCCTTTATAAAAGTTAACAGAAATGACCGGACGCTGTTGGATGGCTACATAACTACTAAGTTCCCGCTGCTAAATATGCGGTGTAGCAATCATTTATGTTACTTTTAACAATGGTTTATAATGCTTTAGTAActgattttaattattttgcTGTCTAAAACCGTCCAGCAACCGGCTTAGTTCAATTCCCCATtctataaaatattgaaatacgTAAAGTCTATAAAttatattaacaaaatttaaaactacTCGGTTCATCGTgtccaatttcaaaaaaaaaaaaaaaaaaaaaaagagctgcAGGTCTGCGTGTTGCATTGGTAACATAACGGTGTCACAAAAGGTTGTATTATGTTCCAAAATAAAAGTACATACTCCATCTCCTTGCGCCATATGATACGTTAGAATTTTAGACGGATGGACTTTATAAATAGTTTTTACATGTATCACGAAATCAATTTTTCCAATGATCAAAAGGCTTGTCTAGACTACCGTATAGGCCGGCACTGCCTGACGCATGTACAGGATTAGGCTTAGAATGGTTAATATCCGTATGGCTTAGAGTTTGCAGCCTTAAAAAATACACCATAAGATTCCAACTGCTAACGATAGTTGCCCACGACTCGCGTTCTAGGACAAGCTCCTGAATCATCGTTCAATGCATCAAAACAGTACATTGATAATGTCATAATTGACAAGAGAACTAGTTTGCTATTTTGATGGCTGGACGTAAAATCCTGGGGTGGCTTCGAAATTTTCACGCCTGCTTCTCCCAAACCCTCATTTTCTTTCGAGTTTCTCTCTCCGGCCTCCAGAAAGCCATCGGCCGCCCCAATGGCCAGCAATCTAACACGCTAGTATCACAACGTCCGACCGAAGGTATGTTtatttcctttatttatttatttatttatttttttttaactttctctcGACTTTTGCCTTTTGGCAAACACAAACAGGTTACAACGTCCAGTGAAACGATGACCACCTACAACCCTTTCCGGTGAGGCCACCCGTGCCTCGGAGAACCCAGCATGCTGCCTAGGGTGTCCTTGAGGCTGACACAAAGAATCTTCGTTCAGGTAAGGTTTACTGTGCAAACAGTGAACCACAGGTTTAAACAAGTGGGAGCCGACCTTGTAAAACctgactcaagctcgagctgagaAATATATGAGTTGAGTTGATTGAGCTAGAATGCCAGATCGGATGGGACCCTGATAGGGCAATGCATCACTCATGAGAGACTCGGCAACTGAGCTGAGAACCCGAAACCATTTACATCCAGGCTCCAGCGTCGTTTTATCatgggaaagaaaaaattaagaattgTTTTACCAGTTAACAAAGATAGAAATAGCGAAGTCATTCCTCGATACGCAAAACTAGACTCCAAAAGTTGCCACGAGAGAACCATCGGTGATGGTGATGCTCATGCAGTAATGCAGAAATGATTACCCGAATATTACAATACATTTACAAGGAAACATTGTATGAAAACCAATTCAAACTAATGTTTGACCAAATATATACAAACCTCATGAGAAGcaagcaccaaaaaaaaaaaaaaagagtaacaTAATTTTCTTCCCTGCCACTCCGCCCCATGAGCTTCCACACGGCGTTCGTTCGTAATGCATAGCTGCCAGGGGTAAACCCAGGGGTTTTCACCTTCCAGTGATGCCCGTAAATGGCATATATATTACTTTGGACAGTTATTCTCAAAGAAAACTAACAGCAACATCCCTCGAAGctaaaattgaaattcaagCGGACGAAGATTTGCTGTATTGGAGACAAAACGGAAATATTGCAGCTATTTCCAAAGCAATCTGAAGTTACCAACCAGGTTACGAATGAGTTCCTACAACACAAAAGGAAGTACTTTCCAAGTGAATGCCAGAATGGAATTTAGAGTAATATCAGTCGGGCATTATCACACAGAAAGAAGGTTGTAATCTTACATCACATGGACATACCTGAAAGGACACCACCCCCGTGGGAACATATGGACACAGGTGCAGGACATGGCACTGTTTTACACTTTTTAGCCTATCTTGCTATTATTTTCTTTAGCAATTtgtattttataaatatacaaatgaacAAACATGTCTGCTTAAAATATACAACTAAATTGCATAGCCATCTGGTGTTTGTCCAGCCTTCAACCAAAGAAATGAGCTAGGAGGGCCTAAACCTATAGGATTGGAAAAGaacattcaaacttgacacatGGATCAATAGGAAGGTTTTAAAATCAACAGATCAATTCAGTGAAAACTAGGGGAGTTGTTAAATACACACTGCGCATCAGATTTTGATATTATATTCAACCTCTAAAATTTGGCCGTCCAAGCTCATCCATAGAATCAGATCTGAAAATATTGGCCAGAATTCCTGCCAGACAGCCAAAACCACACATCACCAAACTATGGTATCTGTTTTAAGGTGTacattatgtttttatataactaataaatttgaaattaaatattCTTCATACGAAAAGAAAGGTTAGGGCATCAAACATTACCTCAACTGGGCACTTCATGATAACACATAACTATAAATGTCATAAGTTATCAAGGACTTGTCAATGGCTCTTCTTGAGCTTCCATTTGCAATATTGCATACTCCCTTTCAAACAATAGAAATTCCTGGACAAACAATACATTTATCAGTAAAATAACCTGAACAATCTGAAGTTACacagtagaaaaaaaattgtaatggAATTCCCATATTTCCACCATTCAAGTTGCATGATCATTTATATTATAGAAATTAATTAGAAAGCAGTTTTGACTATATGACGAAagaaaaatagtaaaagaaGATGGTGCTGGTACAAGAAATAGTAACTGTAATAAAGTACAGCTAAATGGGATGGAAGACATCTTAACACCAGATTGATCATTCCAACCAAGAATAGGGTAGTGCATGAGATGGACTAGTTCACAAGCACCACTAGCAGAGCAACATCAAAGACCCATTAGATGCTTGTATATCATATCAATATAAAGTGGCCAAATCAGAATTAAAATGGCATCTTTGTCTTTATCTTGTGGCATCTTATACATTTTTAAACTTAACCAAGAATCGGACAGCAAAGCAGATGAACTAGCTAACAAGCAACACCAGTAGATCAAACATCAATGAGCCACCGCATGCATGTGTACCATAGTCATTATTATCAAGTAGCCAACTAAGGTTTCAAATGGTGATCTTTATCCTCATGGCAAATAATgctttttaaacaaaaataagagaGAGGTATCTTTGACTTAGACAAGGCAGCTTCTCTTCCTTCTCCAGTGAcgttattaacaaaaaaaaaaaaagaatcaatttTTCCTCAACAGTTCAAGCTTGAAAACTGATCAACTGAGCGCAGGTCAAGTTCAATAACAATGCTAGAGTGTGTAGCTATGTGACCTTTAACATGATTTAACTTTTGAAGTACAGTTTGGTTCAGCCAAACAGAGAAGATCGTGCACTTTCTGTTTTTGGATGGAAGTACTTCTCATCAGTCAGGGCTGCATATGCAAAAAGCCCACATCGCCCAACAATTATATTATTCAAATGAAGACCTAAAATTAGGTGAACTTGTTAATAGAAGTTAAGAtgatttgttctaatttctcaTACAAAAGAAAGTAGTATAGACAACGGGCATCTTCAAACATGCAAGTAGCCATAAAATGAAACGAATCACTcgtagaaaataaaaataagttgaaaaaaacaGGGTAGATGGactttccaaaagaaaaaacaaattactgCATATGATTAGAGGAATCTAAGTTACATAATCAACAATTGGAATGACCGAAACAGtagggaagaaaaaaataaacttctTCTGGAGATCAAATGGCATGCTACAAACAGACCTGCAATTGAAGGGGGCTGAACAACGGAAGCAATGCTGACTGAGATGAGGCAACTAGATCAATTAATTCATCATGGCTCGATAAAAATTTTCCTGATTCAGCAAGTGATACATAAACCTGCAGAAAAAAGGATTGTCAATAAAGAGTTCACCAATATCACTCAAACTTCCAAGGTTAAAGAACTGAAAGAATGTGtatctaaacaaaaaaaaaaaggagaaagtgaAGCAGGAAGCCAATGTGCAATAAGTGCAATAGGAGTTAAGTGCAAGCCCATTAGCAAAAAGCAACTTGCAGATAAACCAGGACACATCTGAAGAAGACATTTCCAAGTAAGCTTGAATAAGTAGAAGATGTGAAAGCATgactttttagaaaaataaacatgcattacatcaaaagaagaaacctCTCAGCGCTTGTAGCTAAAAAGAAATTTGCTTCCTGTTCTTGCTGCTAAAGTAAAATCTTAGCCAGCACTGCAGATTGTctacacaaaagaaaaggagcattttaaaaaacatgctACCCTTTTGAGGGAATAATAATATCAAGcttgttgaattagaagagtttatgtttctaggtggttctttgcaatatttaatagttatgAGGTgtctttaaacattcctctattttctgttgatgtactttgtaaatctctcttcaaccctaatctctttattacggagattagggttaatgaATGAAGTAacgtttctctctctaaggctgccAGCTgtgacatggtatcagagccggcgaTCTCCACCCTTCTCCGCCGGCGAccccttctctcttcctctctcatctcttcccacttcttctcttcctctatccttcctttctctcttctctctgttgATCGAAAGACAGTGAAGCAGCGTGaaaggggaacctaatcacatgtGAGAGGTATTTGTGATTAGGTCCCCAACGTGGATGTAGTGGAGCGTACGCAACTACGTGGGAGTTGCAGTGGAAAGTTGTAAGTCAGATCTAGCTTCGTGGATGaatagcagcacatggactccattaTTATTCAGATCTAGGCTCATGGAAAAGTAGCTGCATGTGGATTCAGTTCAGATCTGGGCTCGTGGAAGATTAAATGCACgtggaccatattcttatcatatttttaaTGACTGTGGAAAAGTGGCGGCAAGTGGAGTAGCTGCACATtgggtatattttttttattagattgAATGTCTGTTTTATAATCTGGTGGACTGATTTGGAAGCTTGGTAGACTGTTTTGAACAGCAGGTTCATATATTCCTGTTCATTTtttgattgttgtgattggttgactgatttgaacaacaaagtttttttttatatgcatatgtggataaGTAGAAGCCTGGTGGCCTGTTTTGAACAAGAAGTTCAcatattcttgttcatttattgattgttgtgattggtggactgatttactgaGCAACATGTTcacaaaaattctttttaaggactgcttttggtgcgagaaaatatatatgtatatctgcctaagttttctcaagttgattgCTGCACGCTATACTCTTGATTGTATCATAGTGCAACCAGATTAAGATCACATTGTCAAGTCGTGCACTATGGCCGCTGAAGGCAAGACAGAGACGCAgtatgagcataagaacacaggcaatctcttttcttatggctctactgtaaagttagatgctcCCAAGTTGGAAGACAGATATTGGGATAAGCTTGGTCGTCCTTCCGCTATACCCCTAGGAAAAGGTGTTGCATCTGAGCAGGGCAAGAATTCATTACAGTCTCCTATTGGATCTATCCAAGCAGcttcatcagtagtagagggGTCTTTACCTTCTTCCAATCCTGAGACTGTGACTGTGAATATCAACAACTCAGAGTATGAGGAGTtcttagcacacagatctactcaaTCGTCAGCCTCTATAGTtatgatagacagtgctatgtctgttgatactgctccacatgatacaggtactacttggattattgattcaaaagcatcgagacacttttgtagtaggcCTTGTATGTTTATcgtgctacactcattacctcagacacgtcatgtgagacATGCAGATGGTGGTAGATGGTCTCCTATTACgggttatggagatattaagatttttcagtctatgacaattcctaatgtgttatatgctcctaagttttgCACCAATCTtcttttatcagttggacaattgattaatgatttacattgttgtgttacatttgactctggtgtatgttcatttcaggacttgcaaattgggaagacgattggtgaaggctaagagaaagggggcatctactttcCGTCTGATTCTGTGGGTATTGCAATTGTCTCGACttcttcattgtcctcctccttccagtggcatctcagacttggtcatccatctgtctccaagctccgtcacaTACTTCCTCATCTATCAGTTCCAGAGTCATTCcagtgtgaggcctgtcaacttggcaagcacacccgtagcagttattcatcgagtcttagtccgtccagttgtggactatttgatcttcttcacgttgatgtgtggggtcctcgcagagttgctagtaggtctagattttgttatttccttgtcattgttgatgattattctcgagtcacttgggtttttcttttga containing:
- the LOC116264386 gene encoding uncharacterized protein LOC116264386; its protein translation is MAAEGKTETQYEHKNTGNLFSYGSTVKLDAPKLEDRYWDKLGRPSAIPLGKGVASEQGKNSLQSPIGSIQAASSVVEGSLPSSNPETVTVNINNSEYEEFLAHRSTQSSASIVMIDSAMSVDTAPHDTGLANWEDDW